GTGCTCTATAAACACGACGATAAAGATTTATTCTTTATACACAGCATGTAGGCCAGAGTCTCCTCAGAGTAAGGTCAAGGCAGAAACAGCATTGCAGAAGAACTAAACAATGAGAAAAGTTAGCCAGTGAAACAGGAGCTCAATCAGTCCACCTCGTTAGTCTACCACTGCAAGGAGAACCAGAAGAGGAAGTAGAAGAGTTCTAAAACGTAATGGAGAGAGCATGCGGAATGAAGAGCTTGATAATTGAAGATCTTGACAACTGTCCAATATTGTCTACAGGATGGAGGGAAAGAACCAATAGAGTCCGCATGGAACAGAAGCCAAACGTTACAAATAGAgagcttaaaataaaaatgcagtaaatgcataaaacaaaagaagcccAGGGTTCCCAAAATTTGACCTGTgaattttacagtgtttgtttaaTAAACTTGCACAAGATGTTTCTTGGTAAGTTTCACCCTCGATAGCTGTAGAAACAGGTTTGAGCTGTTTCGACACTAACTGTAGACTCTTCATCATTAGTGGACTGGACAAGATCCAATTTTGCTCACTTTTCCCAGGGTCTCCATGCACATTCTCTCAACACATTTCCATTGTTTGTTTGGCGAATCCAACCAGAGGGAAAATCGCTCCCAGATGATGTATTCCATTAAATTCTTCGCTTGTTTGTTTTAGCAATTTGTGTGTCTTGTCAAGGAGTGTTTGGCGAAAATTTCAAATTTGAAAGCTGCCATTTTATAAAACTATTTCATGCCGATTTCAACTTTGGCGTCTCCGATTTTGTCGTTGTTGTTTTCTACAGGACCAAgtcttttggattttttttttttttatttgaagtagCAGTGCCCACCATCACTGCTACTTTTACCCTCGTACCTGACTCTGCCACATCGGCTATGTCCACCCCTTGCTCTTGTGCCATGAAGCCCAGGACGGAAAATATTGCGAAGCCAGACACAAAACTGGTACCGCTGTTCAGGCCTCCCAGCAGCAAACAGTCCCTATGTCACACATATGTCATGGAGCTTGTTAATTAACACAAAAGGAACCTACGtccccactttttttttttttgcccgtTGACTGGACTAATCCCACGCGTCATACCCCTGGGCACGGAGCTCACCTGTAGCAGTTGTATTTGTACTTGTTGTAGCTTCCCAGTGATGTCATCGCTCCAAGACAAATGGCATAGGAAAAGAAAATCTGCGTCCCTGCATCAATCCAGACCTACACAAATGTGAGAAACTGTAAGGCTAATGCTGATAATAAATGACCGATTTGTTGACTATCCAGCAAATTCCCACTGCAAATTACTGTTACAGTCTTCAATGTAATATGGATAACATGCTGAGAAGATGGACAGGAATGATATGAAAAGTGTAAGAAAATATAGCAGCTACAAGAAGTCTTACTTCAGGATCTTCGAGGCGGGTGACGTTCGGATACAGATAGAACTTGATGCCTTCGGCTGCCCCAGGAAGAGTGACACCCCGGACCAGGAGGACAATCAGCATGACAAACGGAAAGGTTGCTGTGATGTACACGACCTAAATGGAGAGAACATGGAAATGCAGATTAGACTTACTGTGTACAGCTCTAGGAAAAAGCTTTGTTCAATGCTGAACATTAAGGTAACACGCCAGTATTGGGGTGCATTATAAAGTGCTTATTACGCCTTCATAAACCAGTAATTGGTCATTTATTGGTAgcttattactacattattaagcagtaactaACATGAACTAAGCATTtatcaaacattttcattagTGCCTAATAGTTTAAGCAGCAAGTAGGGTCAGTGAAACAATGTCCAGTGCACTTTTATTGTGTATTACATCATAATCTTTTGCACAATGTTTTATGTACTTATTATGATACCCTTATTAAGCCTTCTCAAGCTAATAGCTAGTTACCAATGACTATTAATTAGCCTGATTAATTAACAACATTATTAATCAATAAGGTGAATCACACATTCCAGAGCATTTGCAATACTCTTATTAAGCCTTACAGAGTCCAAATCAAGGCCAAGGAAAATTGGAGATTTAAAATTTCATTGTATGCATTATTTATGATAGATatcttaataataaattaataaaaaatattagcaTATAAACCTGTCTTAGTTCAGCTGGGCATTTTGGCTTTTGGAAGCAAATGCTATTACAAATGTTGGTTACTTATGAAGCACTGGCTTTACAAGGCTTAATCAGAGCATTATAAGTGctgtaaaacatgtttaatgtaCCCTGCACCCAATTATTTAACACACTTCTGGTTTGTTACACTGGCATTCTCCCAACATAGACATTATGTGGAGGGAGTCTAAATTTAACAAAGGTTCCTCACACTTGCATGTCTAATAGTTCTATAAGGAAGTAACTATTCGAAGCTTcttaagtggttcttctaaGGTATCAAATAATCCTTTTTAGTACTTTTCTCTTTAAGAAAGTAGAAGAAGCCACTAAAATCTGTTATTGGAGTCAATGTTTTGAAATTATCAAACGTCTGATAGcttcatttctttaataatgTGCTTTTGGCAAGGACAACCAATTCTAGATTTGAGTGGTCATCCAAAAGTGACCACAGTGCAGAGGACCAGACAGCTAATTACATTAAATACTTTTGCTGTGACAGACATATTTTTACAGGATCATTTGCTTTCCAACCACAGTTGCAGAAGACATTTCTGTAATTCACTGAGGAGGCAAAACTGTCACAGCTATATAGAAACTATTTTGCTGCAAGTAATGTAATCATGTTGTGGGCAAAGAGAAATCTGAGTTGACAGTGTGTTGGCAGGCAGCTGCTGTGATGTTTACAACCAGGGGAAATGTGCACCAAGTCCAACGATCAATAAATGGGGATTTAAGCCACCAGACAGGCGGCTTTAGATTGAGTTTGTGGCCAGCTGTCTGCCGGTGGTTGCTCTGTCTACCAAGAACATGTTTGCTGTCAGTATCTTCGACATTAATCACTGGGGAAAAATTATGTTTGTGTTCACAACGTCGGCTGCAAGCACAGCTAGTCAGCCAGTAAAAGATAAAGGAAAGTAAACTTAGCATATTGCATAACAGTTACACAGAATTGAATTAACAAAAATCTGTGATATTGATTCATGATCATCCACAGCTCACCTTCCCTGTAGACTTCACGCCTTTCCAAATGCAGAAGAAACAGATGACCCAAACGCCAAGGAGACACAGAGCCAGGTCCCACTTGACAGGGCCCACGTTGTCGATGCCGTCAGAGATACTGAGAACGTTGCGCCTGCAGGGTAACATGAGAAACTCTTGAGCCATTTCAAGAGGCTTCTCTTCAGATAAACAAATATCATGTACGCCATGACCACTGAGCAGGACAGGTCTGAATGGATGTTTGAGTACGAATCAAAACAACCGATGGAGTCAAGTGGAAGAGGCAAGTTTATGACCTCAGCACCAGCTTCAGCCAGTCTCGTCCAGCCCCTTTACTATGTAATTACTTTATGCAAGCTGACTAAAACATGCCGCTGACTCGGCCTGGCAAAAAGGCCTCGTTGAGTTGCATGGTTGTAAAGGCAAGGTTGACAAAGGTTAGTGAGGTCACCTGCTCTTTGAAAATATGGCACATTATCAGCATCTTCAATGGTGTAGCACTTTATACTGAGGTACTCTTAAGATTCTATGCCTGCCCAGAAGCCACTTGGACTTGAAGCATGTTTTAGAGTAAACAGTTTTGAAAACAGAACTACACCAGATCCATAAAACAAGAGGTAGATTTTAGTccttcaaggtacaaacaatgtaaatgtccaAAAGTGCACTCTTAGGCTGtacactacacaacttttaaaATCCTAGAGTTAAAACAAAGAGCATCACAAACTTAATGTTGGTTTGTCACAGAATTTATTGTCTGTTTGTCATGAGGGAGCTCACACTAGACAAccgaagaaaaaaataatacacataATAAGTCTGGGCTACGAGTAAGAACTCAAACTCCCAGATCTCCTCATATCACATGACACAAACAAAGCTAATCTTATCGGACCTGTTTGTGCTTTAATGCACAGCGAATGCATAAACTGGGGATTACTTTGTGGTGATGAGTGCTGAtgcagtgagacctggaggaaTATTTCACTACAAACTGGCAGCTGAGCTAAAATGGTAGAGTGCTTTAATGTCTGGATccaacattataaacatgataaTGGCTCTTATCTGCCTGTGTTTTACATACAGCTCCTCTGTCTCTGCATTATGCCGTTCATGTGCATTTCTTCGCTTCTCCACTTTTCTAGCACTTTTCTAGCTCTGATTTGTTTGAATAACTCATTGAATAAATCTCTGACCTTCTCACACTACAGGTCATAAATATCAAACGTTTCATAATATCAGATAATATCACTTCAGAGTTTGATCAGAGGGCTGAAGATTCACAGGTTTCTCTGAGTGCTGTCAGTCGAGCTCCCAACCAGAAAATTGCTTCAGATTGTGAAAATTTCTCAAATGGGTCTAATCGAACTTAAAATCGGGCAAAACACTGCAGTTTAGACCCAGCTTTAGCAAAAATGGTCTTGAAGTAGAAGAAAAGGTTCTTAGCACAATTTTTGTTGATACGGTTCTTTACAGATCCATATACAACAGATTTTCCATCACAGAGAATAACCTTTATCAACTGCTTCTttatgtgttcatggttctatatgttGATGACATAACCTTTtggaaatagaaaagaaaaaggctGGAATCAAGCCTGGTGTATTGAATCAAtgcaactttaaaaaaatgtatgtgcaattatgttccctaCCCTACTAAACATGTACCACCTACCGACAGCATTTGTACCactttttttgagagtgtaatGAGACCAACCTTATATTCAGATACTTACTCCCAGAACTCAGTGACTGGCGAAGTGAAGTTGGTAGCGTTTGCGGCTGCCCAGAGGGTCTTGTTCTTGCGGAGTGTATCCTCTACACAGTTTTCTGTGTTCCATGGATTATTGCAACTGGCCCAGGGAAGCTCCGGGTGAAAGCACTGGAACAGGTAGTACAAGCCCCAGGCCAGGATGACAATGTAGTAGATGTTCAGCAAGGAAACGATCACAATGGAAGCATAGCCGATACCTACATGGAAACATCAACAGTCATTAGAGTTATTATCACCACGCTGAGCTGACGGTGGATGTTTTTGATAAGAGATTCATTTTCCTGAGAAACAAAACATCAACCTCTTCTTGTCATTCACTGTGTAGCAAAAGCTGCcattacataaaatgttttgctcCAATGAACCACAAAAAATTGGGAAACAGGGTCCCCATATGAATGAGGAACAAGCATCATTTAGAAGACTGAATTGTGCAATGGGTACTGGTCCTAGAGGTCAGCAAGTGTTGCTTGTGTTCATTCACAGCAGGACAAAAGCTGAAATTGCTAACCATTTGAAGCCTGAACATATTACCAGAATCTTTCTATATGATTGAAATGtagttatgtaattacatagtaattacatggttacataacacattcagtttacatttgTTTATAGAGCGATtgtttctgcatatttaaatgtcaaaaattatggcaaaaatgaTTATCTGTAGTTTCCATAaaacaggcatgtcaaactggggctCTTCCCGGGCAAAGTACTGCAGAGATTAGCATTTATGCACAtttaatgctctgaattcagttcatgaaggccctAATTAGCGGATGAGCTGAAtaaggtgtgtttaatgaggcaccacgctgaagtctgcagtgttttggcccgcAAGCACTGGACCCTGACATGTCAAAGCAGGACATTATATTGTGAAGCACATAAATGAAAAGGTGGTTTCTTATCTGAAAgagcacaagttattcatacATAGTCATAAATTGCAGCACAGTATCCTATGTTGACTTTATGGAGAAAGAAGCCACGTGATCTGGTGTGGGCGACAGATAGAGATGTCTATGTAACTGACTTCCTTTTCACCCCTCAGATCAGGTGAGCTGCACACAAGATGCCCCAGTTTATCACTGTCGGGGGTGTTTGCCAGCTGTCAGTGTTTGTCTCAGGTTGATGACTCTTCTGTTTCAGCAGTTGTGCTTCTTGTCCAACAAACTAATTAACAGCTGCTGAAGGTTTTCTGCCCAACCCTTGTTATTTCCACTTGGTAGCCAACATGGAATATTACTGTGCAAACAATGCAGCACGTAGCAAGGCTGCCTGTGCTTCTGACAGGGAGGGTTAAGCTGAAAAAGTTGGATGTGTGGACTGTTGAATCAGAACTCTGTACATcagaatgtaaactgaatgttactgtaattaattgtgcaactatgtaattacaatgtaattatacatttaatttTGTTGTTACATTTGAATGGTACATTGAATGAGAAGTGTTGACCTGAACTTGTCAGTACAGATTGTAAACCCAATGTCAATGTACTTCCCGGCAACACTACGCAATTACTATATAATTACACActcttttttgtaaatacatttgAGAGCAAAACAGCAACAGAAACTCTTGCATGTATTTcaatagagaacctttttgaagagattgacattgtaataatagcagaaccctttttggtgctgtatagaaccatatacaacacattctccattaatctgaggACCCATTTCACTTGCAAAGCatcatttaagcataaaatggttctatatagatctcACGGTTCTCAACAGAACCACAgcctgtactaaagaaccctttaagaacgtttttaagtgtgtaaggGCTAAACTTGGACTATGGTGAATGCTTTTTCCTGCTGAAGCTTTCCTACGCAACTCTAGTTATTTCCACTAGTTAACTAACCTGAAACATCACTGTGCAAACAAAACAGCACGTAGCAAGGCTGCCAGTGTGACTGGCCTGATTCAAAATTAAACTCCTGTAGCTCCTTTAAGCAGCCAGTGGAGTGAACAGAAATAACAGCTTGCTGACATTATGGTTCATCGTGACCAACTTTGCCATATAAATAGGATATCTGGCCTACAATAGTGCCTGacggtgagaagagaagagaagaaaaacataaataacaagAAATAACAGCCACTGTCTGTTGCACTTCTCTTTCCTGGTTAAGGTAACGCTTCTTCTCAGGCTAGATCTCATTGCTAGTCATCTCTTTCATGTTATGCTGCTCTGCTGCTATGGCAACACTGAATTTAGCACACTCTGTACGCTGCACGCCTGGGCCTCAAGGACTGGGTGCAAGCGTTTGTATGAGTAGGTGCAACCGAACACACTCATCTGAGCCTGCATTCTGAAAGTATGCAAAGCGCATCGGTATCGGTCAGTTTGatgtgttcaggaaattactTTTCATCAGATTAGTTTCAGCCAGCCTAGATTTCTTTTCCGAGGCAATGTGAAAGcagagagatgtgagaaaacagCCTTTCAAAGCCATTTATCCGCTGCCTTTTGAAATGGACAGTGATTTACTGTTGTAAAACCTTTGTAGGCCACAAATACGGATAGATCATGTTGGGAAATATGCCAGCATCCTCTGTTGGGAACCGTCTCCAGCTGTTGATTTCTTCCCTTATTTGTTCTAAAGACCTATTTCCTGCATGGCTCAGCTCCTGAGGAAAAGGTGTGGACATCCTTACTGCATTGACTTATCCTTTATTGTCTGAAAAGCAACTGAATTACAAAATTTGCCGCATTGAGGTATTACCCAGCTTCCTATTTTGTGCTCATAGGTAACACACCGAAAGCTGAAATGAGCAGGTGCAAGATGATGTTCTACTGTATTCCATTTTATTCTAAAGTGATGACTCACCGGTAAAGATGGGGCAAAGTTTTTCCCAGCAAGTGATTCCACCCTGAGAGGTGAACTGGCCAAGAGCCACCTCCAGGAAGAACACAGGTAGGCCTCCACCGAAGAGGAAAATGAAGTATGGGATGAGAAATGCACCTAAGCGTGAAGAAGAAGACAAGGTAAATCTTTACAAGTGCGTTTAATTCTGCTAATCATTAAATCCCATTAACTATGTGCACAATGATTGACTATGAGCTCTAACTGAACCTCAGTCAACCATTACAGCGTGAACCTGTAACACATCCTCTTTTTCTACGCTTCCTGTGAGAGTAATCTCAGCATGCATGTTTCTCCAAATATGGGCTTCTGAAGCTCAGATGACTGATAGAGCAACTCTTGAACCGTTTCAAGCCATGCAAATGTATCTTATCACTAGAGCTACTGCATGATTCAAAATGTTTAGATCTTGAACTCGGATTCAGTATGAATCTTTCAGCAGGTTGGATAAACATAATACCACACTTCATGACAAGTTCCATTAGAGCAGAATCAACTCGGTTTGAACCACAACGTCGAACGTTTCTTTCATAATTATTTCATGGCTTGGTGTCTGAGAATCTTGAGATGTTGGAACGTTTACTCACCTCCACCGTTCTTGTAGCAGAGGTACGGGAAACGCCAGACGTTTCCTAAACCGACGAAGCCTCCGGCCACAGACAGGAGAAAGTCAAGCTTGCTAGCCCACTTCTCACGCTGAGGGTGTTTACCCTCGGCCTCGTCCTCGGGTCGAGTGCCAGGGCTTTTTCCCGGGGAAGGCTTCAGAGTGTCTTTGTGGAAGTCTTTCAGACATTGGAGCTTCTCTTTTTGTGCCATGCTGTTGAGGAGAAAGCATAATGGGCTTAAACTTTAGGCTTATTATTTGGTTAGTAATCTCAAGGCTTATTATCCTGTAATGCACATTATTTACTAACACATCTTAAACTAACATGTTAATTGCTATCCGGATGGACTGAAGTCTGACAGCTATTTTGTCgtcattttgttgtatttttcaaacGTAATTGCAAACTTGAGTGTATAATTACAAGGTAGTTACACAGTTATACAACAATTACATGTACATTCTCTACTGACAGGTTTGAGTCTGTGTTTGATTTTTATGTTACTTTTAAAGTTTAACCCTAGACGTGGAGTTATTATTGTCAATGTGTTGTACTTTTCAAATATAGTTGAAACTTGAGTATACCATTACAAGGTAATTACACAACAATTGCATTTACACTCTCTATCAACAGATTTGAGTTTGCGCGTATGATTATTTTAAGCCTGAGAACCTCAACCCCTAGACGTTGAGTTATTACTGTCACTTTGTTGtttaattataaaattaaaGGTATAATTAAATAGTAATTACATGGCTACAAGATAAATTACATTTGGATCTGCTTTACATCCTGTATCAGCATGTTTGGGCCTgcaattctgacttttttttttaagcctgAGGTTAAACCTTAGAAGAGCCCTTAgttattattgtaattttttgaagtatttaaacataataacaaaaataaatgtagtgTAACATAGTAATTGCATAATTATtacttttgctttgcattttgAATTGACAGGTTTGCATCTGCAATTATTGGTTTGTTTCAATGCCAAACAATGATAGACATTGGAAACAAGgtaaatagtgttttttttttggagagcaAAACAAGACAACTTTCATCagattcaaaagtttggaggcTGCATGTTCAACACAGTGTCTCCATTTATTTTCATGAGCTCTTAGTCAGAAATACTTACACAACACTCTTTTCCTCACCAATAACTAAAGCTTAAAGAATAGACAGATAGGAGGCGCAATCAGTTGCAAACTTCAAACAGACAGTATCACTGATGTGTGTAGTGAAGCctcaacaaatcaaatgtagGCCAAACATAAATGATAAATTTCCAGCGTCTGCAAGACCGGAAACCTCTGCATGGAGGTGGCAATTAGCTTTGGTAAGAACGGCTCTTGTAAAGCTGTGATGAGGTTTAACACAGGAACTCGACTATCATGCGCTCAGAGTGAAGTGTTAGGCTGCCGTTTGCATCGCTGGATGTTGCAACCAGACCGAGATCAGATATAACTGCTTGATGGACACGTCAGAGAAACAACACAAATGAGAACCTCATTGAAGCTGAGCATGTGCAACATGTGTTTGGTTTGCTCTGTCTCTTTAATTAAGACAGCGTTTATGTGTCAAGACGCTATTCAAAGAGGGAATTGTTATTACTGGCTCTGGGTGTCCAGTTTCAAAGCATGGGCCAAGAAGCACTGTGGAGCAGCCCAAATGCACTCCCCAGGAGCCAGATTGCAATGTCAGAAATGCTTTGGCGCCCCTCAGCCCAGCTCCTTTTCAACTTGGCATGGATAGAACAAACTACAGCCCCCTATTGCAAGGTTGCGCTTTTAAACATAGCTCAGATTTAGAGCtgacttattttattttggagaCATGCAAATAAATTCGAAACCTATGATAGGTCTCAGACTCTCTCACTCGCACATCCGACCCTAAGTAGGTTTCTATGTCACCTCGTTCAAAGTGACAGCAGAAGAGaaggaagaagagaggaagaagcGTAGGGAAAGTGGAAAAATACAACTTCCAAGGCCTAACAGACAATGAGGACATCTAGCTTGAAAGCATACTTAATACTCTGACTATTAACATTCACGAGATGCAGAGAGTCGAATCACAGTGACCCTTTTGCCAAGGAGTCGAATTCGATATATAGCCCAACACTGGACACCAATGCCCTTGATGTATAAGTCAGCCTCTGCTTTTACTTCAAGTATTCTTTCATTACCTATTCATTGTGGGGAGTCCTCCAGATCGAGATAAGGGCAATGAGTTTTGTGGAAAGATAACTCTGAATGGAAAAAAGGCTGCTGTTAAGACAAAACATTACGCTGTGTTTACTAAATACTGCTCTGTGAAGCACAGCGAGGTAGTTTCAATGAATTTGCACAAAAAACATTACAGATACTGTCCAGTTACACAACTGATGAACTGCAGTGTTGAACGTGCACATGACAAGTGGTGCTCATCCTCATTTGCAGGGttaaaactgtacatttcagAGGCTTAACAGCTTTCTACAACTGaaacacattacattacataagcGAGTGAAATCCTTCAGCGCTGATATCCTGTGTCCTTGCTCGTTACTCCCAAACTTGTTTGGCAGGGAGTCAAAAGGAGACCACTATTAAGTACTGGCAATGAAAAATGTGGACATATTACTATCAATTCTGTTAAAACACTAATTTCTTAATACTATTTGTAAACttcacttcttgtaagtcgctctcgataagagcgtctgctgaatgctgtaaatgcaaatgtaaatgtaaatgaaaaccgccattttagcattttataaagaatggaccaatagaaatcaTCCAAAATTGCGTAGGTTCATCTGCATAAAAAAGCTAAACTACAGTCCAGTATTCTGTCTTGAGATGAGTAGGTATTATTATAcaacaaaacagaaagcaaacttcagatttaTCCATTCAGGTTCAAAATACAACCAACACCAACTTAACTCAGTCAAATTCCgagcagttcagttcagattAGTAATTAAATCATTTCCTCCTAACAACTACACGTTTCAACACGGCGTCATTCAACAAGTCATTCAGTCACAGTCCCCTGCACTTACATTTCCTTCATGGCTGTTAGTTTGGTGAGGAgtgccactctctctctgttgtcacCATGCCTCGGCTGCCACAGCCTAAATGTCTATGCAGCTCAGAGTAAGCCCAGATTGACAGCGTGACCCGCCCCCCGAACTAAGACAATTAAATGCAATCAGCAGATTGGGCTTGGCTTTGGAGCTGGGGTgggagggaggggggtgggAATGACATAGACCAGGACAGTAAATTTCCACTCCCCAAAAGCGATAGCAGGATGCCTGTGACCGTTTGCTTTGCATGTGCCGTGTCCACTTGTGGTAATCTGAGCCGCAGACTTGGACTCACCAAACAGGAGCGATGGGACGGCCCGGGGACAGCAACCCCTCACCTCTGTTTCATTTCAAGGCCTGTCTATTTAAACCTGCTGTAGCTCTTAATAGCTTTTCCAGTAACACTGGGCGGCTTGGCTAAGCATATAACATAAATCCAAGAACAGAAGATTCCAGCGTGTGGCTATCACTAAGAATTTGGATTCTAAATATAAAATGGGAGTTGATTATTAATGTAGTTAATGACTAATAACATGATTACAATGCATGAATAAGCTGTAGTGATAATGAATCCGGGTCCACTTTGGTGTGGAGGTTTTTCAGGCTAGCTGAATAAATGTGTACTCTGAAACTGG
This genomic interval from Pygocentrus nattereri isolate fPygNat1 chromosome 21, fPygNat1.pri, whole genome shotgun sequence contains the following:
- the slc6a6b gene encoding solute carrier family 6 member 6b isoform X2, coding for MAQKEKLQCLKDFHKDTLKPSPGKSPGTRPEDEAEGKHPQREKWASKLDFLLSVAGGFVGLGNVWRFPYLCYKNGGGAFLIPYFIFLFGGGLPVFFLEVALGQFTSQGGITCWEKLCPIFTGIGYASIVIVSLLNIYYIVILAWGLYYLFQCFHPELPWASCNNPWNTENCVEDTLRKNKTLWAAANATNFTSPVTEFWERNVLSISDGIDNVGPVKWDLALCLLGVWVICFFCIWKGVKSTGKVVYITATFPFVMLIVLLVRGVTLPGAAEGIKFYLYPNVTRLEDPEVWIDAGTQIFFSYAICLGAMTSLGSYNKYKYNCYRDCLLLGGLNSGTSFVSGFAIFSVLGFMAQEQGVDIADVAESGPGLAFIAYPKAVTMMPLPTFWAILFFIMLLLLGLDSQFVEVEGQITSLVDLYPSFLRKGYRREIFIAIVCFVSYLLGLTMVTEGGMYVFQLFDYYAASGVCLLWVAFFECIAVAWVYGADNFYDAIEDMIGYRPNPWMKWCWTVITPFLCVGCFIFSLVKYKPLTYNKIYEYPDWSIGVGWTLALASMICIPMVVVIKIIQSDGPLIERIKAVAAPVRGGASSCPQEYRQKNTELANPLDPNRNNGLIKPTHTIVETMM
- the slc6a6b gene encoding solute carrier family 6 member 6b isoform X1, giving the protein MKEIMAQKEKLQCLKDFHKDTLKPSPGKSPGTRPEDEAEGKHPQREKWASKLDFLLSVAGGFVGLGNVWRFPYLCYKNGGGAFLIPYFIFLFGGGLPVFFLEVALGQFTSQGGITCWEKLCPIFTGIGYASIVIVSLLNIYYIVILAWGLYYLFQCFHPELPWASCNNPWNTENCVEDTLRKNKTLWAAANATNFTSPVTEFWERNVLSISDGIDNVGPVKWDLALCLLGVWVICFFCIWKGVKSTGKVVYITATFPFVMLIVLLVRGVTLPGAAEGIKFYLYPNVTRLEDPEVWIDAGTQIFFSYAICLGAMTSLGSYNKYKYNCYRDCLLLGGLNSGTSFVSGFAIFSVLGFMAQEQGVDIADVAESGPGLAFIAYPKAVTMMPLPTFWAILFFIMLLLLGLDSQFVEVEGQITSLVDLYPSFLRKGYRREIFIAIVCFVSYLLGLTMVTEGGMYVFQLFDYYAASGVCLLWVAFFECIAVAWVYGADNFYDAIEDMIGYRPNPWMKWCWTVITPFLCVGCFIFSLVKYKPLTYNKIYEYPDWSIGVGWTLALASMICIPMVVVIKIIQSDGPLIERIKAVAAPVRGGASSCPQEYRQKNTELANPLDPNRNNGLIKPTHTIVETMM